DNA sequence from the Coffea arabica cultivar ET-39 chromosome 11c, Coffea Arabica ET-39 HiFi, whole genome shotgun sequence genome:
ATGTTAGCTAGCATTAAGCCAAAATTACACGCTGTTGCTGGCATGTCTCAGCAATCATATTCTAACTTAATCAAGAAAGATATCTACATTTTCAGCCATGAAATCAACCTCGTAAGATGCAGCTTCTAACAAGTGAGCCTTTTATAATAGCTTAAACTCGGTAGTGGAGCTTAGGCTTTTGCTTTCTGAACTAAAGttcaaaagaaaagtgagattACGATCTTGCTTCTTTAATTCATAGCCCAGTGCCATACTGAGTGCAGATTTTGGATAGCTTGACCATGCCACATGTGTTAGGGAATAAGAGAAGTTATCAATTCCAGCTACTGTGGGACACACACGCTCTCTTTCTGTCTCCACATCATCCTCAATTACTAATCTTTTGTACCGTGTAATAATTTCTCTGCTTCCACCTTCATGCTGCAATCCACACCTTCACTGGTCTTACGTTATCATACCAGAAGCACATAAGATGGTTCTCTTTCTGGTAGCCTGAGTCAGGAAATATTCAAGTTAATCATATTTGTACGAGCTCAGGAAGCACTTTATCCTCTTACTGACCTTTTCCAGATGATATGTTCTTAGATGaatcatcttctttttttttctccataaTCTTAAAATAAATGCCCCCCTTAAAGACATTCTTTTGCTGGAATATacaggaggaggaggagcaaAGGGGCAATTCTCAGCCCCACTTCTATTTATCCTGTTTCCCTATCATTATAACTTCAACTTCAAGCCAGGAAAAATATTTGCCCACAGCAACACCCCACCAAAAAACAAGTGGCAGTAAGAAACAAAGCAAGGCCAATTATAGATGAGGTCTCCACGTCCATGGCATCAAAGTATTAGTATTatctttttaaatttaaaaatgcCCCTACTGTGCCACCATTTGTAGGAAAAATTATTAGTAGCTTTCTAATCCTCATAGATGAAGAGACCTCTTGTTTTCCTGACATTGACTGCTGATGAAGACTTCCACCAGCCTGATATGCCCGTCTCCTTTCAAAGCTAACTTTGATCTATACGTGCAATGTAGTCCTCGGTCACCAATAACAGGATAAAACCAACTTTTACAACTGTCTCTTACAACTAGCTACTAATTAATCTCCCCTTCCTACTACTCTTATTATGGATTCGCCAACTTTTTGTGATTATCCTTGTTCTGCAATTTAGCAATCGCTAGATTTTTTTATCATGATTGGCATGCACTACCACATCTCTAGGCTTCAGAATATGGTTAAAACTGTACTGCTACGGCCATTGCCTGTGATCTCACAGTCAGAGCTCAGGTGCTGTGTAACTTTGCTAGTACGACATCCTAGAGAATGGTGTAATCTGGCTTTGGACCCATGCCAATATGCAGAATACACTGTTAAAACtatacaatttttttatataatattttgtTTTCCTAACAGGAGAGGAGTGAGATTTAAGGAGTGAAAAGGGATAatggaaatttgattccaaaaCCTTTAATTTCTGAGTTTCTGCCTTCCTAAAAtggactaatttttttttttttccatcaagAAGTAAAGCTTAATTCTGTGTTACGGATTTTCTTGTCACAAACATTTAGCTTGTACGACCTCAAGAAGGGGTGCTTGGCCAATTACACTGAAGGGCCAAATCAAGCTGAATATGATCAGTGGGACCTGGTCATGTGAAGGTTTTGTTGCTTCGCAATTCAGTCAGCATCGGTCTGAGTTTTCTTTGTGCAATCTATTGAATAAATTCCATCAAACAGcacaagagaaaagcaaaaGAGATATTAGAGTAGATTACGTTCGGCCATGAcagacatttcattttcattcgcCTGCTCAATAAAggaaaggaagagaagaaaatCGCTAATTGTATCATCATAATTACATAATACGTCAGAACTGATCACCAgctgttttaaaaaaaaaaaaaaacaggtcacaaatgcaaaatatcctcAATTGATGATGGAGATTGAGTGATGGCATTTGATAGCAAAGTTAGAGGGCaacccaaataaaaaaaaaaaaaaaaatacaacagTGGACCAGAAATCATCCCACTTTTCAGTTGCTGTTTTTCCATTAAAATCTTCCTTGTAATTTGATCAGACAGCAAGAGGACTGAAAATTCTCCATGCACTTCCAGATCTCTCGTTAGAGCTTTCCTTCTTTCATCTCAATCCAAAAGGGAGCATATTGCCCCTTCTAACAGTCTGAGAATCAAATCACATCACAGCTACAAACAAGCCACTGCTCAAGTCTCGTCaaaatgcaaacaaataaaTAGAATGAAATGGAAACATGTGCTCCACAGTATATACAAAACCATGCTCTTCCTTTTTCAGATTCATTCTACAAATTATTTATCTAACAAGCCCTCTGAGGAGTGAAGTTAAAAgcaaaaatgtcaaaaagaaAATACAAACAATTCTAGTCGGCCCTTTTCACTCAGCAGCCTCCAAAGCATATATTTACAGGACTTATAATGCTACTCACTGCTTCAACAACTTCCACCAAGAAAACCGCGGATTCAACCTACCCCTAATAGTCTCTCACTCCCACTAGCCTGCAGTCTTATTCTTCAACCTCGATGTTGCTCATAACGACTTATGGTATTGGCTCTATCTCAAAACTGACAAGAAGTCCCAAGCCTCTGTCTCTGCCTATGGCCAAGAGTTATAGACTTGCGGTCAGCAAATGCTGGATACAGCAGCTCCTGGAACTTCTCTAGAAACATTGCCCATTCCTCATCATTCATATCTGCCAGCTTCACAAAACTCGCACTTACAGGAAGCTGCTCATTCGCGCTTCTGTGGCCAGATGATGAACTAGTTAAGTAGCCATACTCTGGTTTTGTCCCAGACAATTTGGAGAATTTCTGGTTCTTTTCACCAAAACTGGTATTCTTGAGCGACATGGATAACTTTGAAATGTTCGAGTTCCTTGCAGGCCCCAAAACACCTACAAAATCATCCTCCTCTTCTTCAACATCACTTTCATCTTCCTCCTCAACACTCTCCTCCAGTTTAGAAAGTGGAGAGCGGCCAATTAcaccaccaaatccaaaatgaAATGGCGAGCCAACCATGAAGTCCTCTGAGACCATTTTTGGAtcaattttatatatatcatcTTCACAATCTATGTCAAATTGGAACTCCTCATCATGCCCTTCAGCCTTGGGAGATAGCATCTCCCTCTCAGCAATGAGCCTTCTGGCCTCAATACACACAACCTCAAGCTCACTGGGTTCCTCATCACCACCTCGAAACTCCCTGGTCATCATCTCACCAATCTCAGCAAGACAAAGCCCATAACTAGCAGCACCTTTCAGGAAAATGGTACAGAGGACCAAGACGCGAAGGCAAGCTTCTCGAATCATAGGTAGCTCAGTTCTAAGCATCTCAGAGTCCCTAATAGGATCAAGTTCTTCTATATACTCAAGCTCATCATCTGAAAACGGAATTGAAGCCTGTGGCCAATGAATCCACTCAAAGTATGGATCCTCCAAACTTTCTGGCAAGCAGAGGCCATGATCAATAGGAATGAGTTCCACTTGACCAAACCTCCCAACACCATCAAGCTTCCTAACTAAAAGGTTACCTGCATGTCTATCTGTGTTAAAAATCCTAACATCTAATATCCCGATTCGATGCACAGCAGCAACTGGAAAGCTTGACGTTCCGTGGTCACTCGCATCAAAATCATGCGGAATGAACTGCTGAAAAGATGCAATCTTGCTAACAAGCTTCTTGTTCTGAGGCTTGCTACTGCCCACACCATCATTGACATTGAATATTGAATGTGTAATTTTCACCAATGCAGTGGGTGGTACGTTAGCAAAGTGGTCATAATCAAGAAGATAAGCAGCAACCTCTCTGAACCCGGTTTCCCCAACCCTGACTGAGCGTTTTAACCCTGGCTGACCAAGAGCTTTCCCAACAAAACCTTTCGGATTGTTCGGTGCAAATGGTTCCTCGTCAGTTGGCTTCACAATGGCAACACTCTCCCCCCGGTTGTTTCTAAAGTAATAAGCACCGCCAAGCCCACTATGAACTGGGAGAGGATCAACCCCTGCCTTGATCGCCTTCACTATTTCCTTAACAAGTTGTTTAGTTTTGGAAAAGCTACCTGAGTGCCCCAATATCTCAATGAGACCACTCTGATCTCTATGTTGGATATCCCTCCCAGTGGGTGAGAGACAGGGAGTCGAAGAACTTCTGTGCAGCAAGTTCCGAGTCAGGAGAAGAGGGGAATCATTTCGAATGGCACTAAGGTCGTTCTTCAACACCATATCGCCAAATGTCAATGAGCTCTCCTCAGTTGGAACATTGAGGGCCAGCTGCAACCTCCTCTTCACAGTATGTGCATTGTCGCTTCGATCCAACTCCATTCCCAGTACACAACCAGTATCGGTTTGGACAAAAACACGTCTCCTCCCTGCAGCTTTCCCTTCCATCCTATTGTTCCCGTGGTACTCCCCAGCAATCGGACTTTTAAAAACTGCCACAGCCATTTGAGTCTGAACAGGACTATCCAAGTTAGGAGACATGAAAGGAAGAGAGAGACCAATGGCTCTCACAGCCGACAAAAGAGATGGCGGCAGAAGAGCACTGCTGCTCCTCTCTCAGTCGAGCGCCAACTCAAAAGCCGATTGTGACTGAACCACCAATATAAGCGGTGCAGAAATGATCATCAATTGGCAAATCCACACCGAAACCAAAACTCAGCCAATGAGAAAAAATGAACAAAGCAAGGACTGACGACTACAAGAACTGACAAAAAAGATAACAAATCCCGACCACTACATCGAGAGAGCCATCTGATGATTCGGATAATACAAAACGAACAATCTGTAAAAAGAAACACAATTAAatcaaaaaccaacaaaaaaaaaaaaaacgtgatCTGCAGCACTAAGTACTCTATAACAAAAACCAAATACCAGCATATCAAAATACAGCCATCAGGATTCCAACACTAAAACGGTCTAATTTGAAAATCTCACCAAGTAAATCTCTCTGCGGTCTCTACTTTCCAAATAAGAACATAACTACAATGAAAAGTGCTGATACGTCCATGCTTGCAGGAAAAGGTCACTTCTTATCATATGCTACAAAGCTACAAGATCCCATTACTAgatttcttgattttcctttaCATATTCTAGTACAGTAAGAAATGGCAGGATCTTCAAACTATAAATACCAAGGCCTTGTCTAGTGGTACTTTTATACTCAAACGACTAATCAATGCAAATCTTTAAATTCCTGCCAAGCTCCACTGCATAAGACGCGTCATTTACGCGTTTAACAAACTTAATCCACTGAAACTGATCCAAGTAAATGATCTACTTAACGTTTAAATCCAAAAACTTCCTTCCCTTTTACTTCTTGAAAAAACAAGAGCCACTCCCCAAAACTACACTCACACGCATCCAAAAATCAACCTTTTCCTGAAAAATCGCACACTCTTTAATCTTATTACTCATATCATGCATTACTCACATTTGGATTAATCAGATTAAGCATGCAAATCCAACATAATCCAATCAAATCACAAAACAAAGCCCCCAAAaaggaggaaacaaaagaaacccaGAACCCACAATTAATCAAAATCCCAGATCACCAAGTTGATCAAATTACTCACCAGATGGCCAGATCTGAGAAGCAGCTACACCTGTTCCCTCCTATGCACCTGCCTCCCTCCTCCGCTCACACACCAAATAACGAAAAAGAGAGACAGTTGAACCCAATTCAGATTCAAAAGTCCCCGCCCCACTAATCCAGCAACCGAATCAGAACAAGTACAACGGCTTTGCAATTCCAAACCTCTATCTCCAATTCCTCTTCTTCTGCACTGAGCTCTTCTTCTCTCGCCTTTTTATCTCTCCCAACACTCTATTATTTTTGTCCTGGCACTGTATAATATAGTTGGAATCAGTATCaacaataatatatattaaaagGAAAcagatctctttttttttttttttccttttttcttaaattttttttcttttcttttttgggttttttccAAGAATGTTCCTTCCAACTCTCCTCTCTCACCGCTCTACAGTCTACAGTGGGTAATGTTACGGGAATCATGGTTACTGGATTGACTAACCCTGGCTACTTATTCTTGCAGGATGACCGAAGGGTCTGGAATGTTGGGTTTCCGCCGTTGGATTGAAGCGGAAGGATGAATCTGAAACGTCGATCATTTTAGAAGGAGGATGACGTGGAGATAAGAGATTGGGCCGTGACGTGGCGGGGGCAGCGTTAAATAGACTGCTTCTCATCATACCCGTAacaaatcgggcagcacctttTCTGTGCTCTCAGGTCCGTCGTCCCTAGACTAGTTAGTAGTGGTATTTGGGCTTTTGTCCTTTTAGCAAGATGAAATTACCAAAATATCCCTGTGTACTGGGATAATATACACCTTTACCAAAAATCGTCAACAGCAGTTTGACGAGTTACGAGGTTTTGAGTCGGTGCGTCGCGTACGTACGGTAACTGGGGAGAGGAGGgtcggtggatcatatcatgtgGATGATGATGTGAAATCAGGGATCACGGAGGACTTCACTCTCGGGTGGGCCCACATGGAGTgttcttttatcttttattaTTACTAGAGACTGGAGAGAAGGGTTTTGTCATTTGTGACGGTGGGGGctgatttggttgaatttgttaTTTATTGGTCAAGGACCTGGAGGACACACGTACGGTGGTGATGAGAATTTGAGGACTtgaattcttcttcctcttcgtTTCTTTGATCATCAAATCAAAGGGTAGAATTATGGAGAGCTTGGAGGTTGTTGAGTTGTTCCTATGACTAAGGACATCAGTAACAATTACAAAAGAAGCTTTGGGGTCATTTTCTCTGAGCTTTGGGGtcattttctttcttgatgATTTGCAGGGATTAATTTTTAAGTATGTTGATTGATTTTTAACTAGAATTTTATCAGTCAAGTCCAAAAGTGaataaaattttgcaaaaagaaaATATGTTAAAGAGTCTAACAACaatcattaattattatttgttaatgtgggaatttttttttccctcaatttataactaaaacaagaaaaaataaataataaattccCCTAAATTTTGACAAATGCATGTGTGGATTTCAATCTCTGCTCGCATCAAATTGAATAGTATTTTCCATTTCTTCTCGGTAGATAAGGAACAAAATTTAATAGGATTGTGTGGATGAATTTTGTCTCAATAATAATTTCCTCTATCTCCCATGATTTAATTCCTACTTCTACTGGTGTCTTGGAGAGTAGGCTTCTCACGGAGTTATTTAtacttttccaaaatttcttatttcttgGAGTGGCATTCTAAAATTTATTCAGTtaattacttttctttttttttttcattttaattgttAGGTAAT
Encoded proteins:
- the LOC113717294 gene encoding phosphatidylinositol 4-kinase gamma 7 isoform X2 yields the protein MAVAVFKSPIAGEYHGNNRMEGKAAGRRRVFVQTDTGCVLGMELDRSDNAHTVKRRLQLALNVPTEESSLTFGDMVLKNDLSAIRNDSPLLLTRNLLHRSSSTPCLSPTGRDIQHRDQSGLIEILGHSGSFSKTKQLVKEIVKAIKAGVDPLPVHSGLGGAYYFRNNRGESVAIVKPTDEEPFAPNNPKGFVGKALGQPGLKRSVRVGETGFREVAAYLLDYDHFANVPPTALVKITHSIFNVNDGVGSSKPQNKKLVSKIASFQQFIPHDFDASDHGTSSFPVAAVHRIGILDVRIFNTDRHAGNLLVRKLDGVGRFGQVELIPIDHGLCLPESLEDPYFEWIHWPQASIPFSDDELEYIEELDPIRDSEMLRTELPMIREACLRVLVLCTIFLKGAASYGLCLAEIGEMMTREFRGGDEEPSELEVVCIEARRLIAEREMLSPKAEGHDEEFQFDIDCEDDIYKIDPKMVSEDFMVGSPFHFGFGGVIGRSPLSKLEESVEEEDESDVEEEEDDFVGVLGPARNSNISKLSMSLKNTSFGEKNQKFSKLSGTKPEYGYLTSSSSGHRSANEQLPVSASFVKLADMNDEEWAMFLEKFQELLYPAFADRKSITLGHRQRQRLGTSCQF
- the LOC113717294 gene encoding phosphatidylinositol 4-kinase gamma 5 isoform X1, translating into MSPNLDSPVQTQMAVAVFKSPIAGEYHGNNRMEGKAAGRRRVFVQTDTGCVLGMELDRSDNAHTVKRRLQLALNVPTEESSLTFGDMVLKNDLSAIRNDSPLLLTRNLLHRSSSTPCLSPTGRDIQHRDQSGLIEILGHSGSFSKTKQLVKEIVKAIKAGVDPLPVHSGLGGAYYFRNNRGESVAIVKPTDEEPFAPNNPKGFVGKALGQPGLKRSVRVGETGFREVAAYLLDYDHFANVPPTALVKITHSIFNVNDGVGSSKPQNKKLVSKIASFQQFIPHDFDASDHGTSSFPVAAVHRIGILDVRIFNTDRHAGNLLVRKLDGVGRFGQVELIPIDHGLCLPESLEDPYFEWIHWPQASIPFSDDELEYIEELDPIRDSEMLRTELPMIREACLRVLVLCTIFLKGAASYGLCLAEIGEMMTREFRGGDEEPSELEVVCIEARRLIAEREMLSPKAEGHDEEFQFDIDCEDDIYKIDPKMVSEDFMVGSPFHFGFGGVIGRSPLSKLEESVEEEDESDVEEEEDDFVGVLGPARNSNISKLSMSLKNTSFGEKNQKFSKLSGTKPEYGYLTSSSSGHRSANEQLPVSASFVKLADMNDEEWAMFLEKFQELLYPAFADRKSITLGHRQRQRLGTSCQF